One genomic region from Ptychodera flava strain L36383 chromosome 14, AS_Pfla_20210202, whole genome shotgun sequence encodes:
- the LOC139149937 gene encoding protein c-Fos-like isoform X1, translated as MFVNFFQLTTSHCVIDRGHHKMNGNTHHHQHHNSTHTADSGDITKTPLLLLAAGSTSSGWQDLVCSGGHTAGSNASAQSGSSSRTELTIDMDSVRKEQNAEEERRQRRREQNKLAAERYRNRKRESTDSLHKMIEDLLDTNIALKAKLRLLEDRREHWVHAIKTMRLSCSVCEREPQVVALDHRHHPRYQEQSHSAEQTEALCLSTKVR; from the exons ATGTTCGTGAACTTCTTCCAACTTACGACAAGCCACTGCGTGATAGACAGAGGACACCACAAAATGAACGGCAACACACATCACCACCAGCATCATAACAGTACGCATACAGCGGACAGTGGGGATATTACGAAGACGCCCCTGTTGTTGTTGGCCGCCGGATCGACAAGCTCTGGCTGGCAAGACTTGGTCTGTAGTGGCGGTCACACTGCTGGGTCAAATGCAAGTGCTCAATCCGGAAGCAGCAGCCGAACTGAGCTGACAATCGACATGGACAGCGTAAGAAAGGAACAG AACGCCGAGGAGGAGAGACGCCAAAGAAGACGAGAACAGAACAAACTCGCCGCCGAACGATACAGAAACAGGAAGCGAGAGTCAACAGACTCTTTGCACAAG ATGATCGAGGACCTGCTGGACACCAACATCGCCCTGAAGGCAAAACTGCGCCTCCTTGAGGACAGGAGAGAGCACTGGGTCCACGCCATCAAAACGATGCGGCTGAGTTGTTCTGTGTGCGAGAGGGAACCCCAGGTAGTGGCTCTCGACCACAGGCACCATCCTCGCTACCAAGAACAGTCGCATTCTGCAGAACAAACAGAGGCTCTGTGCCTGTCAACAAAGGTGCGGTAA
- the LOC139149935 gene encoding cyclic AMP-dependent transcription factor ATF-3-like isoform X3, which produces MTRARPDGENCGDERPSAAMILLQACGSDADCVQTEQVYQDGDLAVLGVANEKSETSLTAVLKEEIKYTIQTKRLARGLSELKVEQPAPKREKLSPEEEQKRHERRERNRLAATKCRNKKRDHMLTLEKETHKLEVQKEFLLDQVEKLQREKEELTFLLDAHLIQCTRTNNVACTPQCSRDC; this is translated from the exons ATGACTAGAGCGAGACCAGACGGCGAGAATTGCGGAGACGAGAGGCCTAGTGCCGCCATGATTTTGCTGCAAGCTTGCGGCAGCGACGCCGACTGTGTCCAGACAGAGCAGGTTTACCAGGACGGCGACCTCGCCGTCCTCGGTGTAGCCAACGAGAAATCAGAAACTTCGTTGACGGCTGTACTCAAAGAAGAAATCAAATACACCATCCAAACGAAGAGACTTGCGAGGGGACTTTCTGAGCTGAAGGTGGAGCAGCCTGCACCAAAGAGGGAAAAG TTGTCACCTGAAGAAGAACAGAAAAGACAcgagagaagagagagaaacAGACTCGCTGCGACGAAATGTCGAAATAAAAAGAGAGACCACATGCTGACGTTAGAAAAG GAAACGCATAAACTTGAGGTGCAGAAGGAATTTCTATTGGATCAAGTGGAAAAGTTACAAAGAGAAAAAGAAGAACTAACGTTCCTGCTGGATGCCCATCTGATTCAGTGTACCAGAACGAACAATGTTGCGTGTACACCTCAATGTAGCAGAGACTGTTGA
- the LOC139149935 gene encoding cyclic AMP-dependent transcription factor ATF-3-like isoform X1, producing the protein MEGECTQEVNFLQSSICERANRCLSEISNQENIMTRARPDGENCGDERPSAAMILLQACGSDADCVQTEQVYQDGDLAVLGVANEKSETSLTAVLKEEIKYTIQTKRLARGLSELKVEQPAPKREKLSPEEEQKRHERRERNRLAATKCRNKKRDHMLTLEKETHKLEVQKEFLLDQVEKLQREKEELTFLLDAHLIQCTRTNNVACTPQCSRDC; encoded by the exons ATGGAAGGAGAGTGTACTCAAGAGGTCAACTTTCTGCAATCATCCATTTGTGAGCGTGCTAACAGGTGTTTAAGTGAAATAAGTAACCAG GAAAACATCATGACTAGAGCGAGACCAGACGGCGAGAATTGCGGAGACGAGAGGCCTAGTGCCGCCATGATTTTGCTGCAAGCTTGCGGCAGCGACGCCGACTGTGTCCAGACAGAGCAGGTTTACCAGGACGGCGACCTCGCCGTCCTCGGTGTAGCCAACGAGAAATCAGAAACTTCGTTGACGGCTGTACTCAAAGAAGAAATCAAATACACCATCCAAACGAAGAGACTTGCGAGGGGACTTTCTGAGCTGAAGGTGGAGCAGCCTGCACCAAAGAGGGAAAAG TTGTCACCTGAAGAAGAACAGAAAAGACAcgagagaagagagagaaacAGACTCGCTGCGACGAAATGTCGAAATAAAAAGAGAGACCACATGCTGACGTTAGAAAAG GAAACGCATAAACTTGAGGTGCAGAAGGAATTTCTATTGGATCAAGTGGAAAAGTTACAAAGAGAAAAAGAAGAACTAACGTTCCTGCTGGATGCCCATCTGATTCAGTGTACCAGAACGAACAATGTTGCGTGTACACCTCAATGTAGCAGAGACTGTTGA
- the LOC139149935 gene encoding cyclic AMP-dependent transcription factor ATF-3-like isoform X2: MGEPQKQENIMTRARPDGENCGDERPSAAMILLQACGSDADCVQTEQVYQDGDLAVLGVANEKSETSLTAVLKEEIKYTIQTKRLARGLSELKVEQPAPKREKLSPEEEQKRHERRERNRLAATKCRNKKRDHMLTLEKETHKLEVQKEFLLDQVEKLQREKEELTFLLDAHLIQCTRTNNVACTPQCSRDC, encoded by the exons ATGGGAGAACCTCAAAAGCAG GAAAACATCATGACTAGAGCGAGACCAGACGGCGAGAATTGCGGAGACGAGAGGCCTAGTGCCGCCATGATTTTGCTGCAAGCTTGCGGCAGCGACGCCGACTGTGTCCAGACAGAGCAGGTTTACCAGGACGGCGACCTCGCCGTCCTCGGTGTAGCCAACGAGAAATCAGAAACTTCGTTGACGGCTGTACTCAAAGAAGAAATCAAATACACCATCCAAACGAAGAGACTTGCGAGGGGACTTTCTGAGCTGAAGGTGGAGCAGCCTGCACCAAAGAGGGAAAAG TTGTCACCTGAAGAAGAACAGAAAAGACAcgagagaagagagagaaacAGACTCGCTGCGACGAAATGTCGAAATAAAAAGAGAGACCACATGCTGACGTTAGAAAAG GAAACGCATAAACTTGAGGTGCAGAAGGAATTTCTATTGGATCAAGTGGAAAAGTTACAAAGAGAAAAAGAAGAACTAACGTTCCTGCTGGATGCCCATCTGATTCAGTGTACCAGAACGAACAATGTTGCGTGTACACCTCAATGTAGCAGAGACTGTTGA
- the LOC139149937 gene encoding cyclic AMP-dependent transcription factor ATF-3-like isoform X2 gives MFVNFFQLTTSHCVIDRGHHKMNGNTHHHQHHNSTHTADSGDITKTPLLLLAAGSTSSGWQDLVCSGGHTAGSNASAQSGSSSRTELTIDMDSVRKEQNAEEERRQRRREQNKLAAERYRNRKRESTDSLHKESERLQEANAALHEKIRALEHHKNFLTRLLGQVRPSAILQMPSFPGSMKLMF, from the exons ATGTTCGTGAACTTCTTCCAACTTACGACAAGCCACTGCGTGATAGACAGAGGACACCACAAAATGAACGGCAACACACATCACCACCAGCATCATAACAGTACGCATACAGCGGACAGTGGGGATATTACGAAGACGCCCCTGTTGTTGTTGGCCGCCGGATCGACAAGCTCTGGCTGGCAAGACTTGGTCTGTAGTGGCGGTCACACTGCTGGGTCAAATGCAAGTGCTCAATCCGGAAGCAGCAGCCGAACTGAGCTGACAATCGACATGGACAGCGTAAGAAAGGAACAG AACGCCGAGGAGGAGAGACGCCAAAGAAGACGAGAACAGAACAAACTCGCCGCCGAACGATACAGAAACAGGAAGCGAGAGTCAACAGACTCTTTGCACAAG GAGTCCGAACGCCTACAGGAAGCTAACGCCGCCCTCCACGAGAAGATCCGAGCCCTTGAGCATCACAAGAACTTTCTCACCCGTCTCCTGGGTCAAGTGAGACCGAGTGCAATTTTGCAGATGCCTTCGTTTCCCGGCTCCATGAAGCTGATGTTCTGA